In Carassius auratus strain Wakin chromosome 39, ASM336829v1, whole genome shotgun sequence, a genomic segment contains:
- the LOC113057598 gene encoding UPF0461 protein C5orf24 homolog — translation MFNPLYSVICVPDEKMMHQVSNNSNDYGLGSIGDDGQHPASHFDLCSSQSNKFFPTAPPPSLQLPLPNLPPLPQRMIKPMSCQMQDSQNEFHSQTVRMRAADAPEGSKKKKGLGKSGRRGRPSGTTKSAGYRTSTGRPPGTTRAAGFKTSPGRPLGTTKAAGYKVSPGRPPGSIKTLARLNKLDYGTCNGAPFPYTMMQKRALCEATVKEKDTTTTE, via the exons ATGTTTAACCCATTATATTCCGTGATCTGCGTTCCAGATGAG aaAATGATGCACCAAGTATCCAACAACAGCAACGACTATGGTCTGGGTAGCATTGGGGATGATGGGCAACACCCAGCCAGTCACTTTGACTTGTGTAGTTCACAATCCAACAAATTTTTCCCCACCGCCCCACCTCCCTCATTACAACTGCCACTCCCCAACTTGCCCCCCTTGCCACAGAGGATGATCAAGCCCATGTCCTGTCAGATGCAGGACTCTCAGAATGAATTTCACTCCCAAACCGTTAGAATGAGGGCTGCAGATGCTCCAGAGGGCTCCAAAAAAAAGAAGGGCCTCGGAAAGTCCGGACGACGAGGCAGGCCCTCGGGTACCACTAAGTCTGCAGGCTACAGGACAAGTACGGGACGACCGCCCGGCACCACCAGAGCAGCGGGTTTTAAAACCAGCCCAGGACGGCCACTGGGCACCACCAAAGCAGCAGGTTACAAGGTGAGCCCAGGTAGGCCTCCAGGCAGCATTAAAACTCTGGCAAGGCTTAATAAACTGGACTATGGCACATGCAATGGTGCACCGTTCCCTTACACCATGATGCAGAAGAGGGCCTTGTGTGAAGCCACTGTGAAAGAGAAGGACACTACTACCACCgagtga